GCTGTCTGGGGAGGGAGATGTCTCGCCAAGGCGACACTGGATGGAATCCaacctccccctccccacaaGTGAGGAACGGAGCAAATAAAAAACAGGAACAGataaacaaaggaagagcagacctagaaagagaaaaaaaaaaaaaaaaaggtttggaAAGCCTGATGGCCACAGTGTTCAAGCAAGTAGAAGGCTTGCTCTGGACAACAGAACACCTGTGGTGGCTTCACactgccccatccccaccctTGCCTCTGCAATTGCCCGTAGGAAGGTGGCTGGGTCCAGCCATAGCCACGCTGACCACCAAAtggagcaggaggaagctgCCTTGCCTCCACTCCTCTGTCAAAAGTCAGTGGATCTCAGCCACCCAAGCCTGGAGAGAACATTACAGCCCCTCAGTGCTCACCTTTAATTGCTGATACTGTTGCACAGTGATTCcttctcctgcagtgctgccatggCCAGGCGCAGatgctccttcagctgctcaaTCTCTCGCTCTGAGCGCACCTTAATGTGATTCAGCTCTGCATAGACGTCCTGGTATTTCCCTGAGGCAAATCTCTTGTCCTGCCAGAGAGCGAGAAGAGTTAGCAACCCTCATGGTGGTATTCAGGTGTCGAGGTGAGGCCAGTGGGACAAAGGCCAGTGGGTGAGGGAGGACACACAGCCTAAGGCCTGAACCTCAGCCCAAATTGGGCAACAATTTCAGAGAAGCATACAACGGCCcgggtttgaagggaccttgATAGACCAGCTGGTCCAACATTTTGTGGGATAATGGAGCCTAGGTGAGCGTATTGAGAACCTAGTCCAATTGCCTCTTGGAAACCTCCAGTGGTGGGGACACTACCATGTCCTTGAGGAGGCTGTTCCAGAAAGTCATTGTtctcagtattaaaaataaagacagtaATGGAATATTGCAATGAGGCTGTGTCGCTCAATGAGCGAGCAGGGACAAGGCGCACAGGTGACACAAGGGCTTGGCCTGAGCATCCAAGTGACCCTGTCTGAAACCTGCAGCCAACTCCTAGCCCCTCTATTCTGCTGTGAGAGGGAGACTCGGTGCCCAGCCCTAGCCAGCAGACACAGGAAAGCACCAACCTTTTGCATCATCTGCAGCTCCTCCCGGAGGCACTGTACCTCCTTCTTCAGGTACTGGAGCTCATTCTCCTTCACACGCAGCAGCACCTGGCTCGGGGGAGAGGAGCAGGCGGTGACTCAAGGCAGGGGGAAGCAGAGAGCCACAGCCTGGGCAGCGGCTGCTGTCCCTGGCGCAAGTGTGgtggtggaggaggaaggaagcgGGAAGTGATGCACGGTGCCCTGGGAGAGGCGCGCAGGGGAAGCTTGCGCACCTCCTTCCTGCACGGCCCTGCTGCCTTGTGTGGCTCCTGGTTCCCCCCACTCTGAGCCCAAACTGCTGGGGACAGCCTATGTACCCCGTACCTCCAGCTCACAGGAGCTGCGCTCATTGTTTTGTGGAGAGCGGTCCCCAGAGCACCGCGAGGTGATGAAGCTTCGCAGCTTCCCAATCTCATCCGACAGGCGgatctgcagctcctgcaggcaaAAAGGCAGATATGGCATGGCCATAAGGCTCTCTTGCTGTCCTGGCCCCACTAATAAATTGGGAGGGGAAGAATATgaacaaaaaaaggagacaCCCGGGTTAAATAGGGGCAGTCCTGCAATGGAATGAGGACACTCTGTAGTCCCTATGGGCAGGAAAGCCCCTCTCTTGCCTGGTTCTTCCGGAGGAGCTGCTTCCCCTCTTGCTGGCAGCGCTGCAGTGTCTGCTCTCGCTCCTCCGCCTTCTCTGTGAGCTGCCCAATTTCCAGGCACTTCTGGGAGTACTGCTCTgacagcacctgcagctcccgCTTCAGCGAGTCTACATCCAACCTGCCAGAGAAGCACAAGGCTgtggctgccctgctgccattGCCGTCCTGTGCCACCAATAGGCTCTACCAAAGCACTGAGCAAGGGAAGTGGGAGAGACTTCTTACTGGTGCTGCTTCTGGAGGGCATCTGAGATGGAGCCACATTGCTGAAAGCTTCGTGTCCTGCCCAGCTCCTTGTTCATCTCCTCCCGGTGGgctttcttcagtgcttcaATGGCTGCAGAGAGAGACAATGGGAGACAAGGGATCAGGCTGTGCCAGCTTGGGCACATCTAGAGCAACCAAGCCAGGCAGCTGACCCAGTTCTTGGTGCCTCAGGCTCAAAGATCTGTTTCTgcacttcctcctccttcccttttgcCCTCTGGGCAGCTCTCACCAACCAGGATTATCCCAAAGCACCGAGTGCTGCCAAGGAGCTTAATGAACGGCATCCCACCCTGACCAGACCTCGCAGCACAGGCTGGAGGAGAGCCAAGCTTCCTCCAAGATCGAACTGCAGGCTCAGCAGTGGGACTCAAGTTACAAGACTTTTgggacagggaggtgacagGTTTCTGGCAGAAGTCAGAGACATTTGGGAGGGGTGGAAGGGAGCAGGGACATGTCTTGCTTTCTGCTCCTACCTGCTGCTGTTGCCGCAGCCTCCTCTGCAAGGAGCCGCTCTTTCTCCTGCCGCAGCCGCTCCATCTCCCGCTGGTGgtgcctctgcagctcctccatcaCCTGCTGGTGTGACGACTCCATCTCAGCCAGGCTGCGCTCACAGGCCTCCTGCCATGCCGGGGAAAGGATAGTAGGAGGGAAAGTTGAGGGATGTGAAGGTGGCAGACACATTACAagatggagctgtgtcaggggacAGCCAGGTGGGATActaggaaaaggttcttcactgaaagGGCGGTTGGGCACTGGGACatggcagtggtcatggcactaagctgccagagttcaagaagctCTCAGATgcagggtttgaattttgggtagatctttgtggagccaggagttggattcaaTGGTCCTTGCGAGTCCCTTTGAACTCAGGATACTCTGATTATATGACTCTAAGACACGTGGACAGGAGGACAGGCACCTTGTTGGGATGATGCTTGATTTTGCAAACTCTTCCCTAGTCCAGGGCCATTTGGAGACAAGTAAAAAAACATCACAGGAAGGGATGTTTTCTCCTGGTACTTTTATCACCAAACACAAGTGTTCAGTTCACAAATCTTGTGAGCCTTGCAtgcactgcagaggaagaacaTTCCTCTTACTTCTCTTACAACTGAGCCAGCAAGAGATGCCAAGGGGGAGCTGACCCAGACCCTTCTACCAGGCTGCATTGCTGGAACTGCATTCCCACTATTTGCCttttaaataaagcagcatCCCCAGAACTGATGGAAACCGAGCCTCCTCTTCAGAAAAGTGACACCTTCCACTTGGCTGGGCGTTGTTACAGACACCTCCCTCCCCAAAGCCTGACTGCTAACGATCTTCTCACACAgctcacacttttttttttctggtggttGGCTCTTTCAATGCTCAGTGCTGTAGATAAGTTGTCTTACAGCAAAGCAAGACTGTCCCATCTTGGACCTACACCCCAAGGTCCTTGGGGAGGATTTGCCTGCCATCAAATCATGCCAAAACATTATTCTTAAGAAGTCACTGAATTCACCAACTTGTTCTTCCCCATCCTTCCCCCGGTACTAAGGCAAATTGAGAGAGAATGAGACCTTTTGGGAAAGGTGAAGTTCAGTCTCAGAAAGATAAGATGCCatttctcccctctcctttttcttctcttttgaccACATGGAGGCCTGTGAGCCGTAAGTGCTAACTGAGATCGCAGAGTACCAGAGAACTGGTTCCATGTGACTTGTGGTTTTCTTTATCTGGGCTGGGTGCAGCGAGCTAGTCCATTGCAACAGGAGCTCACCAGGAACCCAAATTCCCTTCCCTCAACTATGAGGAATCCTGAATTCCTGACAGCACGCTCGTGCCATTGTCTCCTGCCAACTCTAGCCTCTTCAATACACACACTAGCTTTTATGTAATTAACATTGATTACAACCGAGCCTATTTAGGGCCACCATGGCAACCCAATGATTAGCGATACCTGCTTGGCATTGAGTCCAGGCTCTGGCATTTCCTAGCCTGAGGCTCACCCATCCTGCTCACCTGAGAGATGTACCCCCGGGGCACGTGGCCATCTCCCTGGGACTTGGCAGCTTCCCGAAGGCTCTCGTTTCGGGCCCGGCAGGACTCCAACTGCGCCCGCAGCGATTGGACCTGCgccaggaagagaagagagatgcTCAGCCTTTTTCCCCAGGGCTGGGAGGTGATGTGTTTTTTGACTTGGGAACTATTCAAGACAGGAGGCAGCAAACATGCTGCCAGGAAATGCAGCTCCACGCAAGCGATGCCACCAACATCGGTGGACTTGCTCTTCTGCAGAGCCACCGGGGAGGCACAAAGCTGCAGGGATCACGCTAAGGGGCCACCAGAAAACCACTTTCCAAGATGCCCTCACCTCCTTTTTCAGCGCCTCATTGGCATCTGCATGGTTGCCCTTGCCCTGGTTCAGCAGTGTTGTCAAGGGCACTCGCCGCGAGTCCTTCAAGGGCAAGcgctccagctccagccactTCTTCTCTATCTCCTCATTCAGCCGAACCCGCTGCTCCTCTGAAAGTGGGGCAGTGGGCAAGTCTGGCTCCCCCACTTTGCGGGACAAGTTCCCCCCTGGGCCATCACTGTTGGAAACCCTGCCATCAGGGCTCTCGAACCACTTGCGCCTCTCCTCTGAACGCACTGCCAAATCCCGCTCTAGATCCTCATGCTTGGGCACTCGCTCCGACACCCTCAGGCTCCCTCTCGTCCTCGGTGGGGACTCCTGATTTTGGGGATCCTGCTGCAAGGGGGACAGTTCTACGTAGTCGAAGGCATGGCGTGGCCCATCCGCTTTCCATGTGCTGCCTTTGGTGCTTCCCTCAGaacttggctgctgctgctgctgctcgtcCACCCGCAGTGAGCTTTTTGGTGGGACGCAGTTACGGATTGTGTTTTCCTTGTTGCAGTCAGACAGCCTGAAACCAGGACAATGACACGTGAAGGACAAGCGCTGCAAAAGGACAGACAAACAGCCCCCTTGCATTGCTGGTTAAACGCATGGCTCAGCTTTTGCTCAACCCAGCCTTGTGAAAAACCTTGTGTGAGAGCAGAGCGGTTGCATCACATTGCTTGGCAGCTCTGTCTGCGTGCACGGGTAAACAGGCTTCCCCAGGGGGTGGGGAGGATTCACCCTGAGCCCCAGCCACGCCAGGCTCCAGCAGCAAATGGAGCTAAAAAATGGGTTTCAGGGCAGACTTCTGCAAGCAGCGTGAGAAACTGCcggttttcaagaaaaaggtagatgtggcactgagggaaaTTGTTTACTGGGCATGCTGGTGATGAGccaatggttggactagatgatcttagtggtcttttccaatcgTAACAGATTCTATAATGCTATTCAATATAGTATCTTTCCAGCAGACAGGAGCCTGCCAGGATGCTGTGCACCCAGAGAGCATCACCTCCCACAAGCCCATCACTTTCACCATCACAGCCCCCCTCCCCGCCTCCCCAGGACCTTGTCAGCCCCTGTCCCCCCGAAGAAGGGGACAGCAAAGAGACCCACCAGCAGGCAGTTCTTACTTGGTGACATCTGGAGCGCTAACAGGGCGCACGTTCTTCCTCAGAGCCTCAATCCAGTTGCGCCGGATGCCTGAGGTCATGGCTGACAGTGTGAAGATGGCATCCTTTGTCTGCAACGGAGATAGGATGCAGGCTCTGTCACCATCtagcagaggagcagccagTGCACTCTCATTCTTTGGGTGCTGGGAATGCCACTGACTACCCCTGCCATCCTGGCACCATGAGGTTTGCACTGCCTAAATGTCTGTGTCGGGGATGCAGATGAGGAGGGAGCAGCCATCCCACCCGACATCCCTTGGCGCTGCCCTCCAGGCACTCACGTGTATCTGGAAGCCATAGTTGCGCTGCACGGCGAATTCTGTCACATCTGTGCAGGAGCGGAGATCAATTTCACCATCGAGGTCATCAGCCTGAAAACACAGCCACCCTCTAGGGTGTAAGCAAAGCCCAGCTCTTAAAAAGCCCCTGCCACCTGCCTGCACCCTAACCAAAGCGTGGGAGGAAGAAGAGTGGCAGAGCATCAGGACAGCCCAGCTGTCCCCATCTCAGCCTTTCTCTTCACCTCAAATCATGACAGCCCCCAAGGGCTCTTCAGATGGAGAATGATGGGTCAGAACAAGGTCTCAAGGAGATGTTAGACCTTCACTGGGATGGGACACATTCCCTTGTGTAGACATGAGGTGCCTGTGCCAGCAGTCATGTTCCTTTCCCT
The Numida meleagris isolate 19003 breed g44 Domestic line chromosome 1, NumMel1.0, whole genome shotgun sequence genome window above contains:
- the TRIOBP gene encoding TRIO and F-actin-binding protein isoform X3, which gives rise to MTPDLLNFKKGWMSILDRPGEWKKHWFVLTDSSLRYYRDSNAEEADDLDGEIDLRSCTDVTEFAVQRNYGFQIHTKDAIFTLSAMTSGIRRNWIEALRKNVRPVSAPDVTKLSDCNKENTIRNCVPPKSSLRVDEQQQQQPSSEGSTKGSTWKADGPRHAFDYVELSPLQQDPQNQESPPRTRGSLRVSERVPKHEDLERDLAVRSEERRKWFESPDGRVSNSDGPGGNLSRKVGEPDLPTAPLSEEQRVRLNEEIEKKWLELERLPLKDSRRVPLTTLLNQGKGNHADANEALKKEVQSLRAQLESCRARNESLREAAKSQGDGHVPRGYISQEACERSLAEMESSHQQVMEELQRHHQREMERLRQEKERLLAEEAAATAAAIEALKKAHREEMNKELGRTRSFQQCGSISDALQKQHQLDVDSLKRELQVLSEQYSQKCLEIGQLTEKAEEREQTLQRCQQEGKQLLRKNQELQIRLSDEIGKLRSFITSRCSGDRSPQNNERSSCELEVLLRVKENELQYLKKEVQCLREELQMMQKDKRFASGKYQDVYAELNHIKVRSEREIEQLKEHLRLAMAALQEKESLCNSISN
- the TRIOBP gene encoding TRIO and F-actin-binding protein isoform X4; its protein translation is MSILDRPGEWKKHWFVLTDSSLRYYRDSNAEEADDLDGEIDLRSCTDVTEFAVQRNYGFQIHTKDAIFTLSAMTSGIRRNWIEALRKNVRPVSAPDVTKLSDCNKENTIRNCVPPKSSLRVDEQQQQQPSSEGSTKGSTWKADGPRHAFDYVELSPLQQDPQNQESPPRTRGSLRVSERVPKHEDLERDLAVRSEERRKWFESPDGRVSNSDGPGGNLSRKVGEPDLPTAPLSEEQRVRLNEEIEKKWLELERLPLKDSRRVPLTTLLNQGKGNHADANEALKKEVQSLRAQLESCRARNESLREAAKSQGDGHVPRGYISQEACERSLAEMESSHQQVMEELQRHHQREMERLRQEKERLLAEEAAATAAAIEALKKAHREEMNKELGRTRSFQQCGSISDALQKQHQLDVDSLKRELQVLSEQYSQKCLEIGQLTEKAEEREQTLQRCQQEGKQLLRKNQELQIRLSDEIGKLRSFITSRCSGDRSPQNNERSSCELEVLLRVKENELQYLKKEVQCLREELQMMQKDKRFASGKYQDVYAELNHIKVRSEREIEQLKEHLRLAMAALQEKESLCNSISN
- the TRIOBP gene encoding TRIO and F-actin-binding protein isoform X2, which gives rise to MPDKWREPDLLNFKKGWMSILDRPGEWKKHWFVLTDSSLRYYRDSNAEEADDLDGEIDLRSCTDVTEFAVQRNYGFQIHTKDAIFTLSAMTSGIRRNWIEALRKNVRPVSAPDVTKLSDCNKENTIRNCVPPKSSLRVDEQQQQQPSSEGSTKGSTWKADGPRHAFDYVELSPLQQDPQNQESPPRTRGSLRVSERVPKHEDLERDLAVRSEERRKWFESPDGRVSNSDGPGGNLSRKVGEPDLPTAPLSEEQRVRLNEEIEKKWLELERLPLKDSRRVPLTTLLNQGKGNHADANEALKKEVQSLRAQLESCRARNESLREAAKSQGDGHVPRGYISQEACERSLAEMESSHQQVMEELQRHHQREMERLRQEKERLLAEEAAATAAAIEALKKAHREEMNKELGRTRSFQQCGSISDALQKQHQLDVDSLKRELQVLSEQYSQKCLEIGQLTEKAEEREQTLQRCQQEGKQLLRKNQELQIRLSDEIGKLRSFITSRCSGDRSPQNNERSSCELEVLLRVKENELQYLKKEVQCLREELQMMQKDKRFASGKYQDVYAELNHIKVRSEREIEQLKEHLRLAMAALQEKESLCNSISN